A window of Funiculus sociatus GB2-C1 contains these coding sequences:
- a CDS encoding YlqD family protein, giving the protein MDVSQSHLLLKRPVTIKAVVTPRWKEEAQQQLQTQINQLDSQLQQLEMQGQRAISEIQKQSLQPPGPQVMQQIDNIQIQVNQKKSEFLEQKNQLLQQLQQVQMIDLNDEVNHGQIEGFFKVEPGDNLIQKMQVEILLRDGIVEEIRGEI; this is encoded by the coding sequence ATGGATGTTTCTCAATCACACCTGCTGCTGAAGCGACCAGTTACTATTAAAGCGGTTGTCACTCCTCGTTGGAAGGAGGAAGCACAGCAGCAACTACAGACGCAAATTAATCAACTTGACTCTCAGCTACAACAGCTGGAGATGCAAGGACAGAGGGCAATATCGGAAATCCAAAAACAGAGTTTGCAGCCCCCTGGCCCTCAAGTGATGCAACAAATTGACAATATCCAAATCCAAGTCAATCAAAAGAAAAGTGAATTCCTAGAGCAAAAGAATCAGCTGCTGCAACAGTTGCAACAAGTGCAAATGATAGACCTCAACGACGAGGTTAACCACGGTCAAATTGAAGGCTTCTTTAAAGTTGAACCGGGAGACAACCTGATTCAAAAAATGCAGGTAGAAATTCTTCTGCGGGATGGAATTGTCGAAGAAATTCGCGGGGAAATTTAA
- a CDS encoding AMP-dependent synthetase/ligase: MSKTPTFHLSERERANLSHVVDYSSAQSLPEVWKKARSHFGDAIALHDPHSQPEVVLTYTQLADKIQQFAVGLQVLGVKPESCVALFSDNSPRWFIADQGIMTAGAFNAVRSAQAERQELLFILENSGSTALVVEDLKTLSKLWEHLKDLPVQLVILLSNEKPLQDSTVKVLNFSGVMAAGANQSLQSVTQTLESLATLIYTSGTTGKPKGVMLSHGNLMHQLTTLGAVLQPHKGDRAITILPTWHSFGRIGEYFFLSQGCTQIYSNIRHIKRDFKEYKPQYMVGVPRLWESIYEGVQKQFREQPANKQKLVNNLLNVSQRYIKARRTFSKLRLDNLSPSLPERILAGIQALALYPIHALAGKLVYEKIREATGGKMKYVLSGGGSLAMHLENFFEITGLQVLVGYGLTETSPVTHARRPWHNLRGSSGQPIPGTEAKIVDPETRQPLPVGQRGLVLLRGPQVMRGYYKNPEATAKAIDPEGWFNSGDLGWLTVANDVVLTGRAKDTIVLTNGENIEPQPIEDACLRSPYIDQITLVGQDERSLGALIVPNVEALEKWAALQNLHLRLPDQPSPGTPEIDLDSKIIQDLIRQELNREVQNRPGYRPDDRIGPFRLILEPFSIENGMMTQTLKIKRPVVMERYRDMIDGMFA, from the coding sequence ATGTCGAAAACTCCCACCTTCCATCTCAGCGAGCGAGAGCGTGCTAACCTCAGCCATGTGGTAGATTACAGCTCAGCCCAATCTCTACCCGAAGTCTGGAAAAAAGCGCGATCGCATTTTGGGGATGCCATAGCCCTCCATGACCCCCACTCTCAACCAGAAGTTGTGCTAACTTATACCCAGCTTGCCGACAAAATTCAACAATTTGCTGTTGGATTGCAGGTATTGGGAGTAAAACCAGAATCTTGCGTAGCTTTATTTTCTGACAACAGCCCTCGCTGGTTCATTGCCGACCAAGGTATTATGACAGCGGGTGCCTTTAACGCTGTTCGCAGCGCTCAGGCAGAGCGGCAAGAGTTACTATTTATACTAGAAAATAGCGGCAGCACTGCCTTGGTAGTGGAAGATTTAAAGACGCTCTCAAAACTTTGGGAACACCTCAAAGATTTGCCAGTTCAGTTGGTAATACTACTATCCAATGAAAAACCACTCCAAGACTCCACTGTGAAAGTGTTGAACTTTTCTGGAGTTATGGCAGCTGGTGCAAATCAATCTTTACAAAGTGTCACGCAAACCCTAGAAAGTCTGGCGACATTAATTTATACCTCCGGCACTACAGGCAAGCCGAAAGGTGTGATGCTGAGTCATGGCAACTTGATGCACCAGTTAACCACCTTGGGAGCTGTTTTACAACCGCATAAAGGCGATCGCGCTATCACCATTCTCCCCACTTGGCACAGTTTCGGACGTATTGGCGAATACTTTTTTCTCTCCCAAGGTTGCACCCAGATTTACAGCAACATTCGTCACATCAAGCGAGACTTCAAAGAATATAAACCTCAGTACATGGTTGGCGTTCCTCGGCTGTGGGAATCAATTTATGAAGGTGTCCAAAAGCAGTTCCGCGAACAACCAGCTAACAAACAGAAACTGGTTAACAACCTACTCAATGTAAGTCAGCGTTACATCAAGGCTCGTCGCACCTTCTCAAAGTTACGCTTAGATAATCTATCTCCCTCGCTTCCAGAAAGAATCTTGGCTGGAATACAAGCTTTAGCTTTGTATCCTATCCATGCTCTTGCTGGAAAACTCGTGTATGAAAAAATACGCGAAGCTACAGGAGGAAAAATGAAGTATGTTCTCAGCGGCGGCGGTTCCTTAGCCATGCACTTAGAGAACTTCTTTGAAATTACCGGGCTTCAGGTACTCGTAGGGTATGGCCTTACGGAAACTTCCCCCGTCACCCACGCCCGTCGCCCTTGGCATAATCTACGAGGTTCATCCGGACAACCAATTCCCGGTACAGAAGCTAAGATTGTTGACCCGGAAACTCGTCAGCCGCTTCCTGTCGGTCAACGAGGTTTAGTGTTGTTGCGAGGTCCCCAAGTTATGCGAGGCTATTACAAAAATCCTGAAGCCACTGCTAAGGCAATTGACCCGGAAGGCTGGTTTAATAGCGGCGACTTGGGTTGGCTGACAGTGGCCAATGATGTGGTGCTGACCGGAAGGGCAAAGGATACGATTGTCTTAACTAATGGTGAAAATATCGAACCGCAGCCAATTGAAGATGCTTGTCTGCGAAGCCCTTACATCGACCAGATTACTCTAGTAGGACAAGACGAGCGATCGCTTGGTGCTTTAATTGTCCCCAATGTGGAAGCGTTGGAAAAGTGGGCAGCTTTACAAAATTTACACTTGCGTCTACCAGACCAACCATCTCCAGGCACACCAGAAATAGACCTCGATAGTAAGATCATTCAGGACTTAATCCGGCAAGAGTTGAATCGAGAGGTGCAAAATCGCCCTGGATATCGCCCAGATGACCGTATTGGCCCGTTTAGGCTAATTTTAGAACCCTTTTCCATTGAAAATGGCATGATGACCCAAACCTTGAAAATCAAGAGACCTGTCGTAATGGAACGCTACCGCGATATGATCGACGGGATGTTTGCCTGA